The nucleotide sequence CATCAGGTAAATCTTTAATTAAACCAGCAAATTGCGATGTAGTCATTCAATCAAGTTGGATTTTACGTACTGAACTTTTGTTTTTAGTCGGTTGAAACCCACTATTAGTCTTATAATCTCAAGTTTTATTTACACTCAGAGACTGTTTGTTAAAATCAAAATCACTTGGTGTTAGAGCAATTGCTTCCGAAAAGCGCAATCCAGTTTTAGCAATTAGTAAAATTAATCAATCATAATTAATTTTATTTTTCAACTTAAGTTGCTTGATTAAAAGTTGTAGTTCAAACTTACTTAAATATTTTGGTTTCTTTTTTTTCGGGTGTTTTCCTTTAACTACCACATTGCGAGTGGGGTCTTTTTCAATTAAACCATCATCAAAAGCATCTAATAAACATGCTTTGAGATGATGGTGAAAATCCATTGTTGTTGGTCTTTCATGGTATAAAGCATATTCGTTTAAAATTTCTTGATATTTTAAACGATTCAGTTCACTTAATTTAAGATTCGGAACAATTTTAATTAATCAATCTAAAGCAGATGAGTATTTATTAAAACTAATATCACGAATGGAACCTTTTTTGTAAATATAAATTCAACTTTGAAAATATTTATAAAATAAAATGTCTTGTTTTTTATTCATTTGTCCTTCCTAACTCATGCAAGCTATAATTTTATCTATATTAAGCTATAAAAAAAGAATAAGTCGTCAGTAAAACCAAAACATTATCAATAAACTTAAAATTATATATTATAGTAAAAAAATTAAAAAAGCAATGCTAAAAAATGAAAATTTATTGTATAATTAAATAAGTTTTTCTATAACTTAGACAGGGGGTTTTATGAATAAAAATTACGATCATAAGTTAGTAGAAAAAGATATTGAAGCAAAATGAAGAACTAAAAAATTTTTTATGACTCATGACGAGTCTAAAAAACCTTTTTCCATCTTATTACCACCGCCCAATGTAACCGGAAAATTACACCTAGGTCATGCTTTAGATTCATATATACCCGATAGCATCATTCGTTTTAAGAAATTGAAAGGTTATGATGTTATGTGAGTTCCGGGAATGGATCATGCTGGAATCGCAACTCAGTCTAAAGTTGAAGATGTCTTAATGCAAACCGAGAATAAAACCAGGCACGATTTAGGCCGTCAGGCATTTATTGCTCGGATTTGAGATTGAAAAGAACAACATGCACAAATCTTCGTGCAACAGTGGTATAAAATGGGATTAGCATTAGACTATCAAAATTTACACTTCACTTTAGATCAACAGACAAATCAAGCGGTGCAAAAAGTATTTATTGAGTTATATAACAAAGGTTATTTATACAAGGACTTTCGTGCAATTAGTTGAGATATCAAATTACAAACCGCACTTTCAAATATTGAAGTAAATAATGTCCCCACTCCCCAAAAAATGTATTATATAAAATACAAAATTCATAATAGTGATGACTCTTTGACGATTGCAACTGTACGAACCGAAACTTTATTAAGTGATGTTGCGGTGGTTTATAACCCAAATGATCATAGATACCAAAAATATCAAGGAATGTTTGTAGAACACCCTTTAACGAAAAAATTATTACCAATTTTAGCTGATAGATATGTTGATCCTAAATTTGGAAGTGGTCTAATGAAGCTTTCGGCACACGCAGAAGCCGACATTGAAATTATCAGAAAACTCAATTTAAAAATAATTGAAACAATTGATAAAAACGGTTTTATTAATTGTCCACAAAGTCAATTCGACAAAATGGAGCGCTTTGAAGCAAGGCAAGCAATTGCAAATTATTTACAAGAAAACGGATATATTACAAAAATTGAAGATGTTATATCAAATGTGGCTGTTTCTGATCGCTCTAAAACCGTTATAGAAACCTTACTCTTGCCGCAATGATTTGTTAAAATGGATCATTTTGCTAAATTAGTTCTTAAAAATTTATCAAGCAAACAAAGTGTTAAATTCTTCCCTGTTAGACTCAAAAAAACCATACGTCAATGAATGCAAAATTTACATGATTGAACTATTTCACGCCAGTTATGATGAGGACACCAAATTCCTGCTTGATATAAAAACAATGAAATCAAAGTACAAATCGAAAGTCCAGGAGAAGGTTGAATTCAGGACCATGATGTTTTAGATACATGATTTTCATCAGGTATCGCGCCATTTGCGTTCTTGAATTGACCAAAAAAAAATCAAATATTAAACAGATTTTATCCAACATCGCTGTTAGTTACCGGGTATGATATTATTTTTTTTTGAGTGGCCAGAATGTACTTTTTTGGTTTAGAATTTATGAAACAAATTCCATTTAAACAACTACTATTTCACGGTTTAATTCGTGCTGAAGATGGACGTAAGATGTCTAAATCTTTTAATAATGGTGTAGATCCGATGCAACTAATCGATGAATATGGTTCTGATGCACTTCGTTGATTTTTGATAACCAATTCAGCACCAGGAATGGATATTCGTTTTTCAAAAGAAAAAATTGAAGCCGCTTGACGGATCAACAATAAATTATGAAATATAGCAAATTTTATTAAAGACTTACCTATAAATTCTGATAATACTTTATCTAATGCTGATAAATGAATTTTAAATAAACTTGCTAATTTGTCAAAAAACATTACAAAATTAATGCAAAAATACGATTTTGCTGTGGTAGGAAGTTTGATTTATAAATTCATTTTTAGTGATTTAAGTGGTTGATATGTAGAATTTCTAAAAACACAAAACAAAAATCAAGCACACAAAATTTTTAAACAAGTTTTAATTATTTTACATCCGTTCCTACCATTTATTACAGATCGTTTGTTTAATCAAATATATAACAGCGAATTATTAGAACAAAGTTGACCACGATTTAAACAATTTAAAGAAGTGGAATATATTGATGAAGTAATCAAAATAACCACACAACTAAGAAAATACCGTGAAGAAAATGCAATTTCTAAAAAAGAAATCCTTACATATCATTATCAAAGCGATTTAAACCAAACCGCGATAGAAATGATTAATAAACTTGCATATGCACAAACCAAAATTAATGTAGATTTTTTAATTAGCATTGACGGCAAGAAGTTATACATTAAAATGGATGAAGTTTTAAAACAAAAAAATAAAACGGATTTAATTAAAAAAATCGATCAAACCAAATTTGAAATAGAACGCGCCGAAAAGATGTTGACAAATACTCGTTTTATTGAATCAGCACCAGCGGAAAAAGTCCAATTAGAACGAGAAAAATTACAAAAATATCAATCCGACTTACAAAAATACGAAGAGGAGCTTAAATGAAAATATTAAGTGGTGTTGAATTAGCGCAAGCTGAATTATTAAAATTAAAAAACGAAATCGCACAATTAAGCGATGAAGACAAACCTATTTTATCTATCGTACAAGTAGGGGACAACCCTGCTTCAAATAAATATGTTACCTCAAAACTAAAAAAATGCCGTGAAATTGGTTTAATTGGACATTTACACAAATTTCCAGAAACTATTACACAAAAACTTTTACTAAAAAAATTAGATCATATCAATGAAACATCATCTGGTGTCATCATTCAACTTCCGCTACCAGATCATATTCCACAACAGGTAATCTTAGATGCAGTACCACACGAAAAAGACATCGATGGATTATCATCACGTAATGAATTTTTACTTTATAATGATGTTCCGGAAAAACACTTTATTCCTGCTACAGCGCGTGCAATTTTAGAATTATTAGAACATCACAATATTGATGTCAAAGATAAAAAAGTTTGTGTAGTTGGTCGTTCCAAAGTGGTTGGCAAGCCTATTGCACACTTAATTAAACGTATGGGCGCAGATGTCGCTACCTTTAATGAACGCACCGGTTTAAAAGGTGTTGAAAGTGGTGATATTGTTATCGTCGCAATTGGTGAAGCCAAACACGTTAAAGCACATAACTTAAAAGAAGGTGCAATTGTAATTGATGTAGGAACTAATTTGGACAACAAACTAACCGAAACCTTAGCTGGTGATGTAGATTTTGAATCAGTGAAGGATAAAGTTTCTGCTATTACCCCAGTTCCCGGTGGTGTAGGACCAGTAACTGTAGTTTCTTTATTAAAAAACTTAATGGATATTATTAGATAGGAGTACATATATGAAAAAAATTGCTATCTTAACTTCTGGTGGCGACGCACCAGGAATGAACACTGCTTTATGTGCAATCGCAAAAGCAGCTAAGGCAAATGGTTTAGAAGCTTATTTAGTTAAAGAAGGTTATAAGGGTTTATATAACGATGAGATCATCCATTCTGATGATATTGATTTAGATGCTTATATCAACCAAGGTGGTACCTGCATTTATTCGGCACGTTTTCCGGAGTTTAAAGAATTACCATATCGCATTAAAGCTGCTGAAAATCTTAAAAAACGCGGAATTGAAGCATTAATCGTTATCGGTGGAGACGGAAGTTATAAAGGAGCACAATTATTGCATGAATTAGGTGTTAAAACCATTGGACTTCCCGGAACTATTGATAATGATATTGCATCTAGTGATTTTACTATTGGGTATGATACTGCTTTAAATACCATTGTGGAAGCCATAGACCACGTGCGTGATACTGCGCGTAGTCATAGACGGATCATGATAGTAGAAGTAATGGGAAATAATTGCGGAGATTTAGCACTATATAGCGGTTTGGCAACCGGTGCTGAAATTATTGCTACATCCGAATACACTTTAAGTGTTGAAGATATTGTTGCAAAGGCAGTAGAATTAACTAAACAACCAAACCGTCGTAGCATTATTATTGTAGTTTCTGAAAAACGCTATGATATTCAAAAACTACAAGATGCAATTCAAGCAGCTACTAATTGACAAACCCGCACCAATCCTTTAAATCACATCCAACGTGGCGGTAGACCAACCGCTTCAGAACGTGTTTTAGCAAGTATGCTTGGAATTAAGGCTGTGGAATTATTATTAGATAATAAATCAGGCTTAGCAGTCGGAGTTATTAATAATTTAGTTCAAGCATTCCCAATTTTAGAAGCCTTATCAATGCAAAATAATTCAAAAGCTAAGGCAATAACTAGAGCTATCAAATACAACAAACACAACCAATACTAAAAGCACCCTACTCGGGTGCCTTTTATTTATTTAGAATGCATTTGTAGATACCTCTGGATATCATCTGAAGCATTTTTGGCAAATGTTTTGATATCATATGCTGTATTGAAGATATCTAAAAGCTTTTGATAGATTATATCGCGAGAATTAACGCCTGTTTCAATATTTTTTTGCAAGGCATTTAATTCTGCTTTATCAAAAATTTTATATAATTTCATATCATTTATTAACTCGTTAAGATCTTTTTCATTTAAATTCTTATTCACTCTTAAATCAATCATTACTTTAAAATATTCATTCCCAATAACTTGTAAAAATTCAAAACAATTACGTAAATAATTAAATTGTTCATTACTTAAAATTGGTTGAAATTGTAATGTCTGTAGAAACGAATCATCAATTTTCACATATATGTCTCTACTGTTTTTAAAAAAATTTTCAAAGAAATCAAAAAGTTGTTGAGTAATTTGTGTAAATTTAGTTCATTTACTTTCTATTTCTGAACCTTTAAAATATTCGGCTAGATTTTTTTGATAGTTTATAATTAAATTATTTAGATGTAAGGAAGGATTTGGGTTATTACTTAATTGATTAAAATTCTCTTTTTGTTTTTCTGTTTCTTTAAAATTAATATCATTTAATAACTTATATGTGTTTTGTGTGTCTTTGGTTAAATTTTCTAAATTAATATCATTGATCTCTAAAAAATAATTATATTGTAATCCTTTTTGCAATAAATTATAATCAACAATATATAAAAATTCATCGCTAGTTTCCTTCCATTGTTTAAAATTTTCTGCGTTGAGCCCATAAATAAATTTATACATTTCTAAAAATCTGGATGAACCAATGCCAAAGGTACTATTATTAATTTTATCATCTGGTATTTGATCTAATTTTTGTTTGAGTTCATTTAAAAATCTTATTTTTAAACTTACTGTTGTTGCAAAATTAATTCAATCATTATTCGAAACTTCGCCAACCTGATGATTTATTTCAATAAAAGTCTCATTCAAAGATTTATTTAGATAATTTGAAATTGCTCTAATGTATTTATATCTTGGATTAGTGGATTGATTTATTTCGTTTGTAAATTTTGATAATTGTTTGAGATTATTATCGGCTTGATTATAACCAGTAGTGCATGATATTGTTATTAGTGGTATTGTTATAGTAGATGTAATAAACGCTAGTTTTAACCCTTTTTTTAGTTTCATAGATTAATAAATTTTAGCATCTTTCATATATTTTATAAAAAATCACTCGTAAAACATAACAAGTGATTTTGGGATAAATTATTTTTTTAATTCTGAATTACTATTTGTTAGATTTTCAAATTTATCACCCAAAGAATCAAAGATAAAATCGTTTATGTTTGCATTTTTATTTGTTTTTAAAGTTTTAAATAAATCATAAACATCAAATAGTTTTCACTTTGCTTCTTTATAATTGTAAAACTCAACTCAATAAGTTAATTGTTTTCGATTACCATTTAAACGATATCCCCTGACAGATTGTGCTTTATAAACTTTATTTAAAAACAGTAGTTTTGCAATTAAATCAGCTAAAGAATATTGTGATGTTTTTGCATCATCAAATTTTTCTGTAATGAGTTCATTTAATCTTTTTGTATCAGCGGAAATAATTGAATTAGCTTTAAATTGATCAATAATATCTTGATATTGTTTTTTTTGCTCTACAGTTAAATTTGGATTGTCTAATTGTAAAAGCGCTTCTTTAACTTTAGGTATTATTGTGTTATAAAAATTAATACTATGGGTATTTTGTTTAATTCTTTGACCAAGAGTTCTTATGCTATTCTTTAGAATATTAACAATTTTTTCTTCTTTTTTAATTTGGTTTTTTATTTTTTCATTATTTGGTTCTTTATTGAGTTGTGCTTTTAATTCATTAATAGATTTAATTTTAAGTTCGATAGTTTCATTATTTTTTGTAATTGATTCATTATCTTTTTTTATTTCTTGATTTGCATTATTAATAGTTCT is from Mycoplasmopsis mustelae and encodes:
- a CDS encoding valine--tRNA ligase; amino-acid sequence: MNKNYDHKLVEKDIEAKWRTKKFFMTHDESKKPFSILLPPPNVTGKLHLGHALDSYIPDSIIRFKKLKGYDVMWVPGMDHAGIATQSKVEDVLMQTENKTRHDLGRQAFIARIWDWKEQHAQIFVQQWYKMGLALDYQNLHFTLDQQTNQAVQKVFIELYNKGYLYKDFRAISWDIKLQTALSNIEVNNVPTPQKMYYIKYKIHNSDDSLTIATVRTETLLSDVAVVYNPNDHRYQKYQGMFVEHPLTKKLLPILADRYVDPKFGSGLMKLSAHAEADIEIIRKLNLKIIETIDKNGFINCPQSQFDKMERFEARQAIANYLQENGYITKIEDVISNVAVSDRSKTVIETLLLPQWFVKMDHFAKLVLKNLSSKQSVKFFPVRLKKTIRQWMQNLHDWTISRQLWWGHQIPAWYKNNEIKVQIESPGEGWIQDHDVLDTWFSSGIAPFAFLNWPKKNQILNRFYPTSLLVTGYDIIFFWVARMYFFGLEFMKQIPFKQLLFHGLIRAEDGRKMSKSFNNGVDPMQLIDEYGSDALRWFLITNSAPGMDIRFSKEKIEAAWRINNKLWNIANFIKDLPINSDNTLSNADKWILNKLANLSKNITKLMQKYDFAVVGSLIYKFIFSDLSGWYVEFLKTQNKNQAHKIFKQVLIILHPFLPFITDRLFNQIYNSELLEQSWPRFKQFKEVEYIDEVIKITTQLRKYREENAISKKEILTYHYQSDLNQTAIEMINKLAYAQTKINVDFLISIDGKKLYIKMDEVLKQKNKTDLIKKIDQTKFEIERAEKMLTNTRFIESAPAEKVQLEREKLQKYQSDLQKYEEELKWKY
- a CDS encoding bifunctional 5,10-methylenetetrahydrofolate dehydrogenase/5,10-methenyltetrahydrofolate cyclohydrolase, producing the protein MKILSGVELAQAELLKLKNEIAQLSDEDKPILSIVQVGDNPASNKYVTSKLKKCREIGLIGHLHKFPETITQKLLLKKLDHINETSSGVIIQLPLPDHIPQQVILDAVPHEKDIDGLSSRNEFLLYNDVPEKHFIPATARAILELLEHHNIDVKDKKVCVVGRSKVVGKPIAHLIKRMGADVATFNERTGLKGVESGDIVIVAIGEAKHVKAHNLKEGAIVIDVGTNLDNKLTETLAGDVDFESVKDKVSAITPVPGGVGPVTVVSLLKNLMDIIR
- a CDS encoding site-specific integrase yields the protein MNKKQDILFYKYFQSWIYIYKKGSIRDISFNKYSSALDWLIKIVPNLKLSELNRLKYQEILNEYALYHERPTTMDFHHHLKACLLDAFDDGLIEKDPTRNVVVKGKHPKKKKPKYLSKFELQLLIKQLKLKNKINYDWLILLIAKTGLRFSEAIALTPSDFDFNKQSLSVNKTWDYKTNSGFQPTKNKSSVRKIQLDWMTTSQFAGLIKDLPDDQPIFLIKGNLFNSTINDILQRRCKKADIPVITVHGLRHTHASILLYAGVSIASVARRLGHASMNTTEKVYLHIINELENKDIDLVMRSVSSLT
- the pfkA gene encoding 6-phosphofructokinase; its protein translation is MKKIAILTSGGDAPGMNTALCAIAKAAKANGLEAYLVKEGYKGLYNDEIIHSDDIDLDAYINQGGTCIYSARFPEFKELPYRIKAAENLKKRGIEALIVIGGDGSYKGAQLLHELGVKTIGLPGTIDNDIASSDFTIGYDTALNTIVEAIDHVRDTARSHRRIMIVEVMGNNCGDLALYSGLATGAEIIATSEYTLSVEDIVAKAVELTKQPNRRSIIIVVSEKRYDIQKLQDAIQAATNWQTRTNPLNHIQRGGRPTASERVLASMLGIKAVELLLDNKSGLAVGVINNLVQAFPILEALSMQNNSKAKAITRAIKYNKHNQY